Proteins from a genomic interval of Pseudodesulfovibrio nedwellii:
- a CDS encoding DnaA ATPase domain-containing protein: MKEPLRQHLLQTCSDDDLKRWFDPLEFEYSEENKRLTVGFPHTFFAKWFETDIQDKFEAQLNLFFGNGYLVSYRDSESSDKPKGVQVADVVKRIDFPFGQEFTFDTFLINKKNYFPIASAKEVSKQTGSLFNPFIICGPGGSGKTHLLKSVGNEISKKTDYSTVFMGSMDELNSLYSIRFKGDPFKARNYLFEYDFLFIDDFQKIKEHPHFQQELVNIFNHFYDNKKQMVLACREKVTSYDFLDDSLQSRLGWGLIVTLKEPDLEIRVGYIQRQARAKRLTLTKDQILTLAQRFTDFRYLQGILLKLFAFKELVKQNLTQKDFEHILANTEEKTTDDLTPKKILSVVSEHFNIHVKDLIGTKRHQHIAQARQVAMYLCRQMLSISYPALGRTFGGKDHSTVLYSVKKIEQLQEDDFELKQLLKTLKNKCRM, encoded by the coding sequence GTGAAAGAGCCACTTCGTCAACATCTCCTTCAAACATGCTCGGATGATGATCTCAAGCGTTGGTTTGATCCTCTTGAATTTGAGTATTCAGAGGAAAACAAAAGACTGACTGTGGGATTTCCTCATACTTTTTTTGCAAAATGGTTCGAAACTGACATTCAAGACAAGTTTGAAGCCCAGCTCAACCTGTTCTTTGGAAACGGCTATCTCGTCAGTTACAGGGACAGTGAGTCATCCGACAAGCCTAAAGGTGTACAGGTTGCCGATGTCGTTAAACGCATCGACTTCCCGTTTGGTCAGGAATTTACCTTTGACACCTTTCTGATCAACAAGAAAAACTACTTTCCCATCGCTTCGGCCAAAGAAGTTTCCAAGCAGACCGGATCATTGTTCAATCCGTTCATTATCTGCGGTCCAGGTGGTTCGGGTAAAACACACCTGCTCAAATCCGTAGGAAATGAAATCAGTAAAAAAACTGATTATTCCACAGTCTTCATGGGATCCATGGATGAACTAAATTCACTGTACTCGATACGATTCAAAGGTGACCCGTTCAAAGCCAGAAATTATCTATTCGAATATGATTTCCTGTTCATTGATGACTTTCAGAAAATTAAGGAACATCCTCATTTCCAACAGGAACTCGTTAATATTTTCAACCACTTTTACGACAATAAAAAGCAAATGGTATTAGCTTGCCGTGAAAAGGTAACCAGTTACGACTTTCTTGATGACAGCCTGCAATCCAGGCTTGGATGGGGACTTATCGTCACTCTGAAAGAACCTGATCTTGAAATCAGAGTGGGCTATATTCAGCGTCAGGCGCGTGCAAAACGTTTGACCCTTACCAAGGATCAAATTCTGACCTTGGCGCAGCGATTCACTGATTTTCGCTACTTGCAGGGTATTCTGCTCAAGCTGTTCGCCTTCAAGGAATTGGTTAAACAGAATCTCACACAAAAAGACTTTGAACATATCCTCGCAAACACCGAGGAAAAAACCACGGACGATCTTACACCAAAAAAAATTCTCAGCGTGGTTTCCGAACATTTCAACATCCACGTCAAAGACCTTATCGGCACCAAACGGCACCAGCATATTGCTCAAGCCCGTCAGGTTGCCATGTATCTTTGCCGTCAGATGCTCAGTATATCCTATCCGGCTTTAGGAAGGACGTTTGGAGGAAAAGATCACTCGACAGTCCTTTATTCGGTAAAAAAAATCGAACAATTACAGGAAGATGACTTTGAATTGAAACAACTGTTGAAAACGTTGAAGAATAAATGTCGCATGTAG
- a CDS encoding homocysteine biosynthesis protein, translating to MAQFEVNKTVKEINERIRKGKAVVVNAEEMIAIVKKEGKVKAAQEVDIVTTGTFSPMCSSGLLFNIGQQPPVMRVSKLWLNNVLCYSGIAAVDAYLGATEASEDDPLNKVHPGRFSYGGAHVMEDLLRGKAVHLRAESYGTDCYPRRELDKDVTLADLPNAVMLNPRNCYQNYNAAVNLTSRTIYTYMGPLKSNCSNVNFATAGHLSPLFNDPYYRTIGMGTRIFLGGGIGYVIGEGTQHVQKPKRNERGLPENPSGTLMLKGDFKQMDARYVRAQSLIGYGVSLAVGVGIPIPILNEEMAWFTGVSDADITMPVKDYGYDYPNGIPRELARVTFEELRSGEIEVNGKATSTVPITSYTMSLEVADKLKDWIEKGEFLLSEKVDDIPSF from the coding sequence ATGGCACAGTTTGAAGTGAATAAAACGGTCAAAGAGATTAACGAACGAATTCGTAAAGGCAAGGCCGTGGTGGTCAATGCCGAAGAAATGATTGCGATCGTGAAGAAGGAAGGCAAGGTCAAGGCAGCCCAGGAAGTGGATATTGTCACGACTGGAACCTTTTCTCCGATGTGTTCGTCAGGCTTGCTTTTTAATATAGGTCAGCAACCGCCGGTAATGAGAGTTTCCAAGCTTTGGCTGAATAACGTTCTTTGCTACTCAGGCATTGCCGCTGTAGACGCGTATTTAGGGGCCACAGAGGCTTCTGAAGACGATCCCCTTAACAAGGTTCATCCTGGCCGCTTTTCGTACGGTGGAGCGCATGTCATGGAAGATTTGCTCCGTGGCAAGGCTGTGCATCTCCGAGCCGAGTCTTATGGTACCGACTGTTATCCGCGTCGTGAACTGGACAAGGATGTGACTTTGGCTGATCTGCCGAATGCGGTCATGCTCAATCCGCGTAACTGCTATCAAAATTATAATGCGGCCGTGAACCTGACCAGCCGTACAATTTATACATACATGGGGCCGCTCAAGTCGAATTGTTCCAATGTCAATTTTGCCACGGCCGGCCATTTGTCGCCATTGTTCAATGATCCGTATTACCGGACTATTGGAATGGGAACGCGTATCTTCCTTGGTGGTGGTATCGGATATGTTATCGGAGAAGGCACCCAGCATGTGCAAAAGCCGAAACGGAATGAGCGAGGTCTGCCTGAAAATCCGTCTGGTACGCTTATGCTCAAGGGTGATTTCAAACAGATGGACGCCCGATATGTGCGTGCTCAGTCACTCATTGGCTACGGCGTGTCACTGGCAGTAGGCGTGGGTATACCCATTCCGATTCTCAACGAAGAGATGGCTTGGTTTACCGGTGTGTCTGATGCGGACATCACCATGCCGGTCAAGGATTATGGCTATGACTATCCCAACGGCATCCCCCGTGAATTGGCACGTGTCACCTTCGAGGAGCTGCGTAGTGGAGAAATAGAGGTCAATGGCAAGGCCACCTCGACTGTTCCTATTACAAGTTACACAATGTCTTTGGAAGTAGCTGACAAACTCAAGGATTGGATCGAAAAGGGTGAGTTCTTGCTTTCCGAAAAAGTAGACGACATCCCCAGCTTCTAA
- a CDS encoding cell division protein FtsX: protein MIAQFLRLTGRGVADLRLHPFAQLLTLVAVAMVTLLTGLILIGLHNINLELLKSRGQVEFQIYWKTDAKVEAVLEDWKVIKSMEHLMLFKTFTPQSALTELATTLGETGDFSWLAENNPLPYSGLASYAVPPDAQNNGWAEKLLTQLNSLPAVAKVNYTPFQADLAQSWRTMSHAIIWPVLGFLGLIVSLVVHNTIKLSLLTRMDEIEILSLVGAKPAYIRWPLLTGGFIQGVIGSGAGIGLLAMVHSFIAEIFNFPPFLFEIQFLPADQIMILAGAVTLVSICSSWVAVR, encoded by the coding sequence ATGATCGCCCAATTTCTCCGACTCACCGGACGAGGCGTTGCTGATCTTCGACTCCATCCTTTTGCCCAGTTGCTCACTCTGGTGGCCGTGGCTATGGTCACACTGCTCACCGGCCTTATTCTCATAGGGTTGCACAACATCAATCTCGAACTCCTAAAATCTCGAGGCCAGGTAGAATTTCAAATCTACTGGAAAACAGACGCCAAAGTCGAAGCCGTGCTCGAAGACTGGAAAGTCATCAAGTCCATGGAACATCTGATGTTGTTCAAAACTTTCACACCACAAAGCGCTTTGACCGAGCTGGCCACAACTCTTGGCGAAACCGGTGATTTCTCTTGGCTGGCAGAAAACAATCCTCTTCCTTATTCCGGCCTGGCTTCGTATGCCGTCCCACCAGATGCACAGAACAACGGGTGGGCTGAAAAATTGCTCACACAACTCAATTCCTTACCCGCTGTGGCAAAAGTCAATTATACGCCATTTCAAGCGGATCTCGCCCAGAGTTGGCGGACCATGTCGCATGCCATCATCTGGCCAGTGCTTGGATTTCTTGGATTAATCGTCTCGCTCGTTGTGCACAACACCATCAAACTTTCACTGCTTACCCGCATGGATGAAATCGAAATTCTATCATTGGTTGGTGCAAAACCCGCGTATATCCGCTGGCCATTACTGACTGGAGGATTTATTCAAGGGGTCATTGGATCTGGGGCAGGTATAGGTCTGCTTGCTATGGTTCATTCGTTTATTGCAGAGATTTTCAATTTTCCACCATTTCTGTTCGAAATTCAATTTTTGCCCGCAGATCAAATCATGATATTGGCCGGAGCCGTTACGCTTGTGTCCATCTGTTCAAGTTGGGTCGCAGTGAGATAG
- the ftsE gene encoding cell division ATP-binding protein FtsE: MVNVEHLSYNFGAYWALKDISFSLGKGEFLFLTGHSGAGKTTLLRLLYGALPMCRGRASVAGFQLNNLKKRHIPQLRRKVGVVFQDFKILPTRTVFDNVAMALEIRGMPRTHLERRVRAIIRAMGLETKSYSICERLSGGEQQRVAIARSMVANPELILADEPTGNLDVDLTMHLMEIFKQFHTYGTSIIMATHSREVLKCVPNAKILHLEDGRITKVNGTAPEEEKESVFGEVNL; this comes from the coding sequence ATGGTCAATGTCGAACATCTCTCATACAACTTCGGGGCCTACTGGGCGCTCAAGGATATCTCGTTCTCGCTGGGCAAAGGTGAATTCCTTTTCCTGACCGGCCATTCCGGGGCAGGCAAGACCACTTTGTTACGATTGCTGTACGGCGCTCTTCCAATGTGCAGAGGCCGGGCATCCGTCGCAGGATTCCAGCTGAATAATCTGAAAAAACGACACATCCCGCAACTGCGCCGCAAGGTCGGTGTGGTCTTTCAGGATTTCAAAATTTTACCCACCCGCACAGTCTTCGACAACGTCGCTATGGCGTTAGAAATTCGAGGTATGCCACGCACACATCTGGAACGACGAGTTCGCGCTATTATACGGGCTATGGGATTAGAAACCAAAAGCTATTCCATCTGTGAACGACTGTCTGGTGGTGAACAACAACGTGTTGCCATTGCACGATCCATGGTCGCTAACCCGGAACTCATTCTGGCTGACGAACCAACCGGCAATCTTGATGTCGATCTTACCATGCATCTAATGGAAATTTTTAAACAGTTCCATACCTATGGAACATCGATCATCATGGCTACGCACAGTCGTGAAGTTCTGAAATGTGTACCCAATGCAAAGATCCTTCACCTTGAGGACGGACGCATCACAAAGGTCAACGGTACTGCTCCTGAAGAAGAGAAAGAAAGTGTTTTTGGCGAGGTAAATTTATGA
- a CDS encoding aminotransferase class IV, translated as MIHYYNNTYTLGTVSLDPSAPAFRYGAGFFETIYYNGHNICHLDQHLDRILYSLRSFGVEYETTNFEEVIEQVLNRNGLTGQTARVNIFYPMETYGASPVITAIAHDPKPYKAYRLCVCKDHHVSTLNAHKTTSYMFFHLAMQQAKARGFDDAALFDLDDNLLEATTGALVLKKEGSFVTVDSPYRLPSTALAIASQTLDIIPVRLPLDELHSFRHAYILNSIVGMRPVVAIGETAFVPDEDTCQDVMHAVLETS; from the coding sequence ATGATCCACTATTATAACAACACCTACACGCTCGGAACCGTCAGTCTCGACCCAAGTGCTCCGGCCTTCCGGTATGGCGCAGGCTTTTTTGAAACCATTTACTACAATGGACACAATATTTGTCATCTTGACCAGCATCTCGACCGTATTCTCTATTCACTCCGATCCTTTGGCGTAGAATATGAAACTACGAATTTCGAAGAAGTCATCGAGCAAGTTCTCAACCGTAACGGATTGACCGGCCAGACTGCACGGGTCAACATATTCTATCCCATGGAAACCTACGGCGCATCGCCTGTTATCACCGCTATTGCCCATGACCCTAAACCTTACAAGGCGTATCGACTCTGTGTCTGCAAAGATCACCACGTCTCCACGCTCAATGCGCACAAAACGACCAGCTACATGTTTTTTCATCTGGCCATGCAACAGGCCAAGGCGCGTGGGTTTGATGATGCCGCTCTGTTCGATCTGGACGACAATCTTCTTGAAGCCACCACTGGTGCGCTTGTCCTCAAAAAGGAAGGTTCATTCGTTACCGTAGACTCTCCCTACAGACTTCCTTCAACCGCCCTCGCCATAGCTTCGCAAACTCTCGATATTATTCCTGTCCGTTTGCCTTTGGACGAACTGCATTCATTCCGACATGCATATATTCTCAACTCCATTGTTGGCATGCGTCCCGTGGTCGCTATCGGTGAAACCGCATTTGTCCCTGACGAAGACACATGTCAGGATGTAATGCATGCTGTCCTTGAGACATCATGA